TAAAGATGGCGGCCGTGGTCTAGCCTGGTCAGGACTTGGGCCCTCCAAGCCCACGACGCGGGTTCGAATCCCGCCGGCCGCACCTCTCCGATTGCTTGAATTCCTCAAAGCCGTTTCTTCTCACAATCTCTGAAAACGGTCAGATGACAAATAAAACCAGAGATGAGAAAACCGTAAACAGCCCCCTAGTCCAGACCATAAAGGTTGATTGGGCGATTTTGGAAAACCTGTTCCTTTTCTCAAACGTTAGTGGTTGCCCATCATTTGGAGCTCAGCCACTTCTTTATCTCCTCTACCTCCGGAACCCTCCCGGCCACTTTCAGCTTTCCGTCCACCAACACAGCTGGACTATCCGTGATTCCCCTTCTCAGCATTTCCGCTGGGTCGTAGATGGGCGTTATTTCTGCTTTGATTCCCAGCTCCTTCACCGCCTTTCTGCAATTTTCCTCTGTTTTCTTACACCTTGGGCATCCAGCTCCGAAGATTTCAATTTTCATCATTCTTTTCTCTATCCCTCCCGGGTTAATATAAGAATCTATCCTCCGGTTAATATAAGAAAAGTGAAGCCTGCTACAGTGGCCCATAGGATCGCTAACAGAGCGTAAGTTATCACGGTCTTCCATCCCACTATCCTTGAGACCCCTATCATGGAAGGTATTGAGGACATGGGGGCACCGAGGAGGAAGGCGAGGGCAGCGCTTGGGGACATCCCGGAGTCCAGCAGAGCCTTCACGAAAAACACTTCCACAAGTGTTGGAGTATAAAGTGGAACCCCAATCATGGCCCCAAGGATTATGCCTAAAGATCCTGTTAAGTAAGTTCCTGTCACCTCTTTGGGAAGATATGCGTCTATGAAGCTTACCACCGCTACTCCGACAAGCAGGTAGGGGAGGACCATTCTCACAAGAGCGTATGCATCATGCAATGAGGCCACAGATTTTTCACAAAAGCTTCTTTTTACGGCTTCCTCGGCTTTTGTGGTGGAAATCCCCGCGAACTTCTCCTCCACTTTCTTGGCCCAGCCCGTTCTGGACGTTATCAGGCCGATGAGGATGGCTCCAACAAAAGCTGAGGTGAAGCGAGCTCCAGCCATGACGGGTGAAATGATCTCAGAAGTGAACAGAATGGCCAGAAAGTTTCCGGCTGGAGCCATCAAGAGAAAGGTCAAAGCTGGC
This window of the Candidatus Hadarchaeales archaeon genome carries:
- a CDS encoding thioredoxin family protein, whose translation is MMKIEIFGAGCPRCKKTEENCRKAVKELGIKAEITPIYDPAEMLRRGITDSPAVLVDGKLKVAGRVPEVEEIKKWLSSK